In the genome of Gloeomargarita sp. SRBZ-1_bins_9, one region contains:
- a CDS encoding pentapeptide repeat-containing protein encodes MNGKCSALTLVLLALLAMPAQGAEAEHVRQLLRTNKCTGCDLREADLRRLELRNADLADSDLTRANLEGADLSGANLRNTDLRGANFRNANLRYADLRGADIRGADFTGAILTGTELEDSIRPRGFIEIPGRPGLPPRRFPR; translated from the coding sequence ATGAACGGTAAATGCTCAGCCCTTACCTTGGTGTTGTTAGCGCTGCTGGCGATGCCGGCCCAGGGCGCGGAAGCGGAACATGTCCGGCAATTACTGCGCACCAATAAATGTACGGGCTGTGACCTGCGGGAAGCCGACCTAAGACGGTTGGAGTTACGTAACGCCGATTTGGCCGATTCGGACCTCACCCGCGCCAACCTGGAGGGGGCGGACCTAAGTGGGGCCAACCTGCGCAATACCGACCTGCGGGGCGCTAATTTCCGTAATGCCAATTTGCGCTATGCCGACCTGCGGGGAGCCGATATTCGGGGTGCCGATTTTACAGGCGCCATTCTCACGGGCACGGAGCTAGAAGACAGTATCCGCCCCCGCGGTTTCATTGAAATTCCCGGTCGACCTGGGCTGCCCCCACGACGCTTCCCGCGCTAG
- a CDS encoding NFACT RNA binding domain-containing protein codes for MTLQPCDLTTLVAVCQELRRDWLPARLERVRQTDKHHLYLELRTWQRRGWLLLSWHPQAARLHLSDGPPDVPDTFTFSQQLWHQLGHLALTDLRLLDPWERVVVLSFARRPDDSPRWHLYLEVMGRYSNAVLTQADGLIITCAHQVSPQESRVRPLQTGDHYQPPPPLNQTIPRLDEPFEPWHRRLSLLPVPLRRALLENYRGLSAKLVREMATQLDLDPETPVSHLTPDQWQQLWTLWQGWLQALYRGQFTPGLTEQGYTVLGWGITEPCASVSQLLQGYYHRQLTAQALHQQRQHLQHKLQQQRHKLQQKRHLFQAKLDQVAQAETYRQQADLLMAHLQLWSPGMPAIQVLDFATDRPITIPIPADKTALQTAQDLYRQYQKLKRAKATIVPLLAEVQTQLAYLDQIETQVDQLDTTDPETALDLLADIYQELAQQGYDWQPTTYRPRTPGRNLPFLTFTSPSGYPIYVGRNNRQNEALTFAYAGDDDWWFHAQEIPGSHVLLRLPAGVPLDEADVQAAADIAAYYSRARQSQQVPVVYTRARYVQRLKGHPPGTVQYRREQVVWGHPAQAPIVPSTGPYPQDQHPQRQPRQKAPAG; via the coding sequence ATGACCCTACAACCCTGTGATCTGACGACCCTGGTGGCGGTTTGCCAGGAATTGCGCCGGGATTGGTTGCCTGCCCGCCTGGAACGGGTGCGCCAAACGGACAAGCATCACCTGTACTTGGAATTGCGTACCTGGCAGCGCCGGGGTTGGTTGTTGCTGTCTTGGCATCCCCAGGCCGCCCGGTTGCACCTGAGCGATGGCCCCCCGGATGTACCAGATACCTTCACCTTTAGCCAGCAGCTCTGGCACCAACTGGGGCACCTGGCCCTGACGGATTTGCGGTTGCTGGACCCCTGGGAACGGGTAGTGGTTTTATCCTTTGCCCGGCGCCCCGACGATTCTCCCCGCTGGCACTTGTACCTGGAGGTCATGGGGCGTTACAGCAATGCCGTTTTGACTCAAGCCGACGGCCTGATCATCACCTGCGCCCACCAGGTCAGCCCTCAGGAATCCCGGGTACGCCCCCTCCAAACCGGCGACCATTATCAACCGCCCCCACCCCTAAACCAGACGATTCCCCGCTTAGATGAACCCTTTGAGCCGTGGCATCGGCGGTTGAGTCTGCTGCCTGTCCCCCTACGCCGCGCCCTACTGGAGAACTACCGGGGCCTGAGCGCCAAGTTGGTGCGGGAGATGGCTACCCAACTGGACCTGGACCCGGAGACCCCCGTATCCCACCTGACACCAGACCAATGGCAGCAGCTTTGGACCCTCTGGCAAGGTTGGTTACAGGCCCTCTACAGGGGGCAATTTACACCGGGTTTGACCGAACAGGGATATACCGTGTTGGGGTGGGGCATTACCGAACCCTGCGCCAGCGTAAGTCAACTGCTCCAGGGCTACTACCACCGGCAGCTGACGGCCCAGGCCCTGCACCAGCAACGCCAGCATTTGCAGCACAAGCTCCAGCAGCAGCGGCATAAACTCCAACAAAAACGGCACCTGTTTCAGGCCAAGTTAGACCAGGTCGCCCAGGCGGAAACCTATCGCCAGCAGGCGGATTTGCTCATGGCCCATTTGCAGCTTTGGTCGCCGGGGATGCCAGCGATCCAGGTGCTCGATTTCGCCACCGACAGGCCCATAACCATCCCCATTCCCGCCGATAAAACCGCCCTGCAAACTGCCCAGGACTTGTACAGGCAATATCAAAAACTCAAACGGGCGAAGGCCACCATTGTCCCCCTACTGGCGGAGGTCCAGACCCAACTGGCCTACCTCGACCAAATCGAGACCCAGGTGGATCAACTCGACACAACCGATCCGGAAACGGCCCTGGATTTACTGGCGGACATCTACCAGGAACTGGCCCAACAGGGCTACGACTGGCAACCGACCACCTATCGTCCCCGCACCCCTGGCCGCAACCTTCCCTTCCTCACCTTCACCAGCCCCAGCGGCTATCCCATCTATGTGGGCCGCAACAATCGCCAAAACGAAGCCCTCACCTTTGCTTACGCCGGCGACGATGATTGGTGGTTTCACGCCCAGGAAATTCCGGGAAGTCACGTGCTGCTGCGCCTACCTGCCGGTGTCCCCTTGGACGAAGCCGATGTGCAGGCCGCCGCCGACATTGCTGCCTATTACAGCCGCGCCCGCCAGAGCCAGCAGGTGCCTGTGGTGTACACCCGCGCCCGGTATGTGCAGCGGCTCAAGGGCCATCCCCCCGGCACGGTGCAGTACCGCCGCGAGCAGGTGGTGTGGGGGCATCCTGCCCAGGCACCCATCGTCCCCTCAACGGGGCCATATCCCCAGGACCAGCACCCCCAGCGCCAGCCACGTCAAAAAGCACCGGCGGGTTAG
- the purB gene encoding adenylosuccinate lyase yields the protein MAVIERYTLPAMGQLWTEEYKFQTWLRVELAVCEAQATLGRIPPEALEHIRQHARFDPARIREIEQTVRHDVIAFLTNLNEYLGDAGRYVHLGLTSSDVLDTGLALQLVASLEVLLTQLEQLIQAVRSQAQQHRHTVMVGRSHGIHAEPITFGFKLAGWLAELLRHRERLTRLRSQVAVGKISGAVGTYAHVDPRVEVLTCQRLGLTPDTASTQVISRDRHAEYLQTLALLGASIERFAVEIRHLQRTEVLEVEEYFAPGQKGSSAMPHKRNPVRSERLTGLARLLRGYATAGLENVALWHERDISHSAVERVALADASIALHFMLVELTDLVQTWQVYPDNMRRNLYRFGGVIFSQQVLLALVEKGLSREEAYALVQRLAHQAWNQEAGNFQALVEQDTTVRRYLSPEEIAACFDPTAHLQHLETIYQRLNI from the coding sequence ATGGCTGTGATCGAACGCTACACCTTGCCGGCGATGGGGCAGCTCTGGACGGAGGAATACAAATTCCAGACTTGGTTGCGGGTGGAATTGGCGGTCTGTGAAGCCCAAGCCACTTTAGGGCGCATTCCCCCTGAGGCCCTGGAGCACATCCGCCAGCACGCCCGCTTTGACCCGGCCCGGATCCGGGAAATCGAGCAAACGGTACGCCATGACGTGATTGCCTTTCTCACCAACCTGAACGAGTACCTGGGGGATGCAGGCCGCTATGTGCACCTGGGGTTGACCAGTTCCGACGTGCTGGATACGGGGCTGGCGCTGCAATTGGTGGCCAGTCTGGAGGTGCTGCTGACCCAGTTGGAACAGTTAATCCAGGCCGTGCGTTCCCAGGCGCAACAGCATCGCCATACGGTCATGGTGGGACGCTCCCACGGGATTCACGCCGAACCGATCACCTTTGGGTTCAAGCTGGCGGGGTGGCTGGCGGAACTGTTGCGGCACCGGGAACGGTTGACCCGTCTGCGCAGTCAGGTGGCGGTGGGGAAAATTTCCGGGGCGGTAGGGACCTATGCCCACGTAGACCCGCGGGTGGAGGTGCTGACCTGCCAACGGTTGGGATTGACGCCCGATACCGCCTCCACCCAGGTGATCAGCCGCGACCGCCATGCGGAATATCTCCAGACCCTGGCGCTGCTGGGGGCCTCCATCGAGCGCTTTGCCGTAGAAATCCGTCACCTGCAACGCACGGAGGTACTGGAGGTGGAGGAGTATTTTGCTCCGGGCCAGAAAGGCTCATCGGCCATGCCCCACAAGCGCAATCCCGTGCGTTCGGAGCGGTTGACCGGTCTGGCGCGCCTGTTACGGGGCTATGCCACGGCGGGCTTGGAAAATGTGGCCCTGTGGCACGAGCGGGATATTTCCCACAGCGCGGTGGAACGGGTGGCCCTGGCGGATGCCAGCATTGCCCTGCACTTTATGCTGGTGGAGTTGACCGACCTGGTGCAGACATGGCAGGTCTATCCGGACAACATGCGCCGCAATTTGTACCGGTTTGGGGGCGTTATCTTCAGTCAGCAAGTGCTTTTAGCGCTGGTGGAAAAGGGCCTGAGCCGGGAGGAGGCCTACGCCCTGGTGCAACGGCTGGCCCACCAGGCCTGGAACCAGGAAGCGGGCAACTTCCAGGCCCTGGTAGAACAGGACACCACGGTGCGACGGTATTTGTCCCCGGAGGAGATCGCCGCCTGTTTTGACCCCACCGCCCATCTCCAGCACCTGGAGACCATCTACCAGCGGTTGAACATCTAA
- a CDS encoding tetratricopeptide repeat protein, whose protein sequence is MIVENFFIRAFDKARRGDYQGAILDYTQALQVNPGDAKAFNNRGFAHFMLGDYERAIHDYTSALQIDPNFGEAYYNRGIARFMVGDYEGAIADYTQAIQLRPQDPKAHGNRGFAHLMLKNYTQAIADYTAALALQPQDAKAYYNRGVAYLALEQYAAAIADFDQALRYNPEFAEAYNKRGSAYFELGHIQEALRDYNEALRLNPALAEAYYNRGVAYGELGQVQREIEDYTEAIRFNPDFAEAYYNRGIARFISGDKEGALADYTKAIQLNPEDARCYSNRGFAYHSLNRLPEAIADYTKALELDPDLAEVYSKRGNARFDLGDVTGAIADYTEAIRINPDYAVAYYNRATARFDLGDVLGEIEDYNRTLRLDPNFADAYLNRGLARLRLGNKREALADFRKAASLFEQRGDQAMYQQIMELIQKVASKPKSP, encoded by the coding sequence ATGATTGTGGAGAATTTCTTCATCCGGGCTTTTGATAAGGCGCGACGCGGGGATTACCAAGGGGCGATTCTGGATTATACCCAGGCGTTGCAGGTCAACCCCGGCGATGCCAAGGCCTTTAATAACCGGGGCTTTGCCCACTTCATGCTCGGGGACTACGAGCGGGCCATCCACGATTACACCAGTGCTTTGCAGATTGACCCCAACTTTGGCGAAGCCTATTACAACCGGGGGATTGCCCGCTTCATGGTGGGGGATTACGAGGGGGCCATTGCCGACTACACCCAGGCGATTCAGTTGCGGCCCCAGGACCCCAAGGCCCACGGCAACCGGGGCTTTGCCCACCTGATGCTGAAAAACTACACCCAGGCGATTGCCGACTACACGGCGGCCCTGGCGTTGCAACCCCAAGATGCCAAGGCCTACTACAACCGGGGGGTGGCCTATCTGGCTCTCGAGCAATACGCGGCGGCTATCGCTGATTTTGACCAGGCCCTGCGGTACAACCCGGAGTTTGCCGAGGCCTACAACAAGCGAGGGAGCGCCTATTTCGAGTTGGGACACATCCAGGAAGCCCTGCGGGACTATAACGAAGCCCTACGGCTCAATCCCGCCCTGGCGGAGGCCTACTACAACCGGGGGGTGGCCTACGGGGAGCTGGGGCAGGTCCAGCGGGAAATCGAAGACTACACGGAGGCCATTCGCTTTAACCCAGACTTTGCCGAGGCCTATTACAACCGCGGGATTGCCCGGTTCATCAGCGGCGATAAGGAGGGGGCGCTGGCGGACTACACCAAGGCGATTCAGCTCAACCCCGAAGACGCCCGTTGTTACAGCAACCGGGGCTTTGCCTACCACAGCCTCAACCGGCTCCCGGAGGCCATTGCCGACTACACCAAGGCCCTGGAGCTGGACCCGGATTTGGCGGAGGTCTATAGCAAGCGGGGCAATGCCCGGTTTGACCTGGGGGATGTCACGGGGGCGATTGCGGACTACACCGAAGCCATCCGCATTAACCCCGATTACGCGGTGGCCTACTACAACCGAGCGACAGCACGCTTTGATCTGGGGGACGTGCTGGGGGAAATCGAGGACTACAACCGCACCCTGCGGCTCGACCCCAATTTTGCCGATGCCTACCTCAACCGGGGATTGGCACGCCTGCGGCTGGGGAACAAGCGGGAGGCCCTGGCAGACTTTCGCAAGGCGGCGTCCTTGTTTGAGCAGCGGGGAGACCAGGCCATGTATCAACAAATCATGGAACTCATCCAGAAGGTCGCCTCGAAGCCTAAGTCCCCCTAA
- a CDS encoding glycosyltransferase family 4 protein, which produces MRILFVVTRGDAIGGAQIHVKDLAVQLRQRGHTVLVASGAGEAFQQLLAQQGIPHQVLPSLVRPVHPWQDGWAYWALQGLLKSWQPDLVSIHSSKAGVLARLACYRRGIPFVFTVHGWSFAAPSRWAGVYRILERRLAAITPKIICVAAAICKQGLAIGIPPTKLVTIYNAMPDIQPELRAQPGRGTPVRIITVGRLEPQKAHADLLRAVAQLPDKTVRVEVVGDGPLRPQLEHLAQALGLQERVTFWGYRTDVARLLAQAHIFALISHWEAFPRSTLEAMRAGLPVVVSAVGGAAEAVVPGVTGYVIPPGDQEQLVRCLQRLVQDPQHRQHLGAAGRRRYETHFTFGRLLQETLAVYREVTGITP; this is translated from the coding sequence ATGCGCATTCTGTTTGTGGTGACGCGGGGGGATGCCATCGGCGGGGCGCAAATTCATGTAAAGGATTTGGCGGTGCAGTTGCGGCAACGGGGTCATACGGTGCTGGTGGCCTCGGGGGCGGGGGAAGCTTTCCAACAATTGCTGGCCCAACAGGGGATTCCCCACCAGGTCCTGCCGTCGTTGGTACGTCCGGTGCATCCCTGGCAGGATGGATGGGCCTATTGGGCGCTGCAGGGGCTGTTGAAAAGCTGGCAACCGGATTTGGTTTCGATTCACTCCAGCAAGGCGGGGGTTTTGGCCCGGTTGGCCTGTTACCGGCGGGGGATACCGTTTGTGTTTACGGTGCACGGGTGGTCGTTTGCCGCGCCGAGTCGTTGGGCTGGGGTCTATCGCATCCTGGAGCGCCGGTTGGCCGCCATCACCCCCAAAATCATCTGCGTTGCCGCTGCCATCTGCAAGCAGGGCCTGGCCATTGGCATTCCCCCCACCAAGCTGGTGACCATTTACAACGCCATGCCGGATATTCAGCCGGAGTTGCGGGCGCAACCGGGACGGGGAACTCCTGTGCGCATTATCACGGTCGGTCGTCTGGAACCCCAAAAAGCCCACGCCGATTTGCTCCGGGCGGTGGCCCAGCTACCGGATAAAACCGTGCGGGTGGAGGTGGTAGGCGATGGTCCCCTGCGCCCCCAACTGGAACACCTGGCCCAGGCCTTGGGTTTGCAGGAGCGGGTGACCTTTTGGGGGTATCGCACCGATGTGGCGCGTTTGTTGGCCCAGGCCCACATCTTTGCCCTGATTTCCCACTGGGAGGCTTTTCCCCGTTCGACCTTGGAGGCCATGCGGGCGGGGTTGCCGGTGGTGGTCTCAGCTGTGGGGGGGGCGGCAGAGGCGGTCGTTCCGGGGGTGACGGGGTATGTGATTCCCCCAGGGGACCAGGAACAACTGGTTCGGTGTCTCCAGCGGCTGGTGCAGGACCCCCAGCATCGCCAGCATCTGGGAGCAGCCGGACGCCGCCGTTACGAAACCCATTTCACCTTTGGGCGGCTGTTGCAGGAGACCTTGGCGGTGTACCGGGAGGTGACCGGCATCACCCCATGA
- the fabG gene encoding 3-oxoacyl-[acyl-carrier-protein] reductase, with amino-acid sequence MTQELPVVVITGASRGIGRATALAFATHPARVVINFHRSVTEAETVAQEVERLGGQALLVPADVSQPDQVDALFQQVMAHWGRVDVLVNNAGITRDGLLVRLKDEDWHAVINLNLHGVFYCTRAAVKHMLRQKGGRIINITSIAGVMGNPGQANYSAAKAGVIGLTRTVAKEYASRGITVNAVAPGFIATEMTADLKKDELLKLIPLGRFGEPEEVAGLVAFLGLHPAARYITGQVFHIDGGLVMG; translated from the coding sequence ATGACACAGGAGTTACCCGTTGTGGTGATTACCGGGGCCTCCCGGGGAATTGGTCGAGCCACCGCTTTGGCCTTTGCAACCCATCCGGCGCGGGTGGTCATCAACTTTCATCGCTCCGTTACTGAGGCGGAAACGGTGGCCCAGGAGGTGGAACGTTTGGGGGGCCAGGCCCTGCTGGTGCCGGCGGATGTTTCCCAACCGGACCAGGTGGATGCTCTGTTTCAACAGGTCATGGCCCACTGGGGGCGGGTGGATGTGCTGGTCAACAATGCCGGGATCACCCGGGACGGGCTGCTAGTGCGCCTCAAGGACGAGGACTGGCACGCGGTTATCAACCTTAATCTCCACGGCGTGTTTTACTGCACGCGGGCGGCGGTGAAGCACATGCTGCGGCAAAAAGGGGGGCGGATCATCAACATCACTTCGATTGCGGGGGTGATGGGCAACCCCGGCCAGGCCAACTACAGCGCCGCCAAAGCCGGTGTGATCGGTCTAACCCGCACCGTCGCTAAAGAATACGCTTCGCGGGGCATTACGGTCAACGCCGTCGCCCCCGGCTTTATCGCCACCGAAATGACGGCGGACTTGAAAAAAGACGAACTGCTTAAGCTGATTCCCCTGGGGCGTTTTGGCGAACCGGAAGAAGTAGCGGGGTTAGTGGCCTTTTTGGGGTTGCATCCGGCGGCGCGTTACATCACCGGCCAGGTGTTCCACATTGACGGCGGTCTGGTCATGGGGTGA
- the cbiB gene encoding adenosylcobinamide-phosphate synthase CbiB: MMTGQGVGIIIVAAGLDYLLGDPPQWLHPVQVMGWGIDRYCRWVWRQEWGARGQKSAGVGLVVGTVGVTVAVVWGGIGLVRSLVPGWAWVLETVWLASSFAGRSLRRAALEVLAPLQAGDLVLARQVLSRYVGRDTAHLSEGEILRAVLETVSENATDGVMAPLFYGLVGAVVGPSPAVWSLAYKAVSTLDSMVGYRREPYTHLGWASARLEDLLTWLPCRLVVFTIALLSGRPGYVWRVCCRDAPQDPSPNAGWSECCYAAALGVQMGGVNTYQGVVKVKPTLGDPGQPITPTVIHQALTLTRRCFLTWLALGVLVLGIWPR; this comes from the coding sequence ATGATGACCGGGCAGGGGGTGGGGATTATCATCGTCGCCGCCGGGTTGGACTATCTCCTGGGGGACCCGCCCCAATGGCTCCATCCGGTGCAGGTGATGGGGTGGGGCATTGACCGCTACTGCCGCTGGGTCTGGCGCCAAGAATGGGGGGCGCGGGGACAAAAGAGCGCGGGCGTGGGCCTGGTGGTGGGAACCGTTGGGGTGACGGTGGCCGTCGTCTGGGGGGGGATAGGGCTGGTCCGGTCCCTGGTGCCGGGATGGGCCTGGGTCCTGGAGACGGTGTGGCTGGCCAGTAGCTTCGCCGGACGCAGTTTACGCCGGGCGGCCCTGGAGGTACTCGCACCGTTGCAGGCGGGAGACCTGGTGCTGGCGCGGCAGGTCCTGAGCCGGTACGTCGGGCGGGATACGGCCCACCTATCGGAAGGGGAAATTTTGCGGGCGGTGCTGGAAACGGTGAGTGAAAACGCCACCGATGGGGTCATGGCCCCCCTGTTTTATGGGCTGGTGGGGGCAGTGGTGGGACCATCGCCGGCGGTCTGGTCCTTGGCCTACAAGGCGGTCAGCACCTTGGATTCCATGGTGGGCTATCGCAGGGAACCCTATACCCATCTGGGCTGGGCCAGTGCCCGCCTAGAGGACCTGTTGACGTGGTTACCCTGTCGCCTGGTGGTATTCACCATCGCCCTGCTGTCGGGCCGACCGGGTTATGTCTGGCGGGTTTGTTGCCGGGATGCCCCCCAGGACCCTAGTCCTAATGCCGGTTGGAGCGAATGCTGTTATGCGGCGGCCCTGGGGGTGCAAATGGGGGGGGTGAATACCTACCAGGGGGTGGTCAAGGTGAAACCGACCCTGGGCGATCCGGGGCAACCGATTACGCCGACGGTCATTCACCAAGCCCTCACTCTAACCCGCCGGTGCTTTTTGACGTGGCTGGCGCTGGGGGTGCTGGTCCTGGGGATATGGCCCCGTTGA
- a CDS encoding NAD(+) kinase — protein MGKIGIIYNDGKPEAAQYAQALREWLHQRGRQVCVATGVGGLLGYAQAGSPVCHTPVEWLVPPGFDRDVELTIVLGGDGTVLSASRQCAPLGIPLLTVNTGHLGFLTEIYVESLPTALEAVLSGDYQVEERITLLVQVWEEDARIWEALALNEVVLHREPLAKLCHFEVQVGHHAAVDIPADGVIVSTPTGSTAYALSAGGPVLAPGVAALLLIPICPHSLASRALVFDDREKVQVWAANASRLVLVADGNAGCYVQPGHYVTIQRSPYLARFVRLRPPEFFDLLRQKLGWGLPHQAKPKN, from the coding sequence GTGGGCAAAATCGGCATTATCTATAACGACGGCAAACCCGAAGCGGCTCAGTACGCCCAGGCGTTGCGGGAGTGGTTGCACCAGCGCGGTCGGCAAGTGTGTGTAGCAACGGGGGTCGGGGGGCTGTTGGGTTACGCCCAGGCGGGGAGTCCGGTCTGTCACACGCCGGTGGAGTGGCTGGTACCGCCGGGGTTTGACCGGGATGTGGAGCTGACGATTGTGTTGGGGGGGGATGGCACCGTTTTATCGGCCAGTCGTCAGTGTGCACCTTTGGGGATTCCCCTGTTGACAGTCAACACCGGACACTTAGGCTTCTTGACGGAAATCTACGTGGAATCCCTGCCGACTGCCCTGGAGGCGGTCTTGAGTGGGGATTACCAGGTGGAAGAACGCATTACGTTACTGGTGCAGGTCTGGGAGGAGGACGCCCGTATTTGGGAGGCCCTGGCCCTGAACGAGGTGGTGCTCCACCGGGAACCCCTGGCCAAACTCTGCCATTTTGAGGTGCAGGTGGGGCACCACGCGGCGGTGGACATTCCGGCGGATGGGGTGATCGTCTCTACTCCCACGGGTTCGACGGCCTATGCCCTGTCGGCGGGGGGACCGGTGCTGGCCCCAGGAGTGGCAGCTTTATTGTTGATTCCCATCTGTCCCCATTCCTTGGCCTCCCGGGCGCTGGTGTTTGACGACCGGGAAAAGGTGCAGGTCTGGGCGGCCAACGCATCGCGGCTGGTCCTGGTGGCGGATGGCAATGCCGGGTGTTACGTGCAGCCGGGCCACTATGTGACCATCCAGCGTTCGCCCTACCTGGCCCGGTTTGTCCGCCTGCGCCCGCCGGAATTTTTTGACCTGCTGCGCCAGAAATTGGGGTGGGGGTTGCCGCACCAGGCCAAGCCTAAAAATTAA
- a CDS encoding NAD(P)H-binding protein encodes MKILVVGATGTLGRQVARRALQEGHQVRCFVRSLGKATFLREWGAELVPGNLCRPETLAPALEGMDVVIDAATARPTDAIGIREVDWQGKVSLVQAMVRAGVKRLVFFSILGCERYPQVPLMSVKAATEAFLAESGLDYTILAPAGFFQGLIGQFAIPILEEQSVWLTGTSTAVAYMDTQDIARLTLRCLEVPTTIGQKLPMVGPRPWTSEEIIALCERLSGKTAKVLRVPLGVLTATRHLLRGFQWTWNMADRLAFAALLARGEVLDADMTPVYALLGVAPTEVTTLEDYLAEYFARILQKLKERHYELDRQKRQEAEKRQRRRPFKTSAKSGG; translated from the coding sequence ATGAAGATTTTGGTGGTTGGGGCGACGGGGACGCTGGGACGGCAGGTGGCGCGGCGGGCCTTACAGGAGGGGCATCAGGTGCGGTGTTTCGTGCGCAGTTTGGGCAAGGCCACCTTTTTGCGGGAATGGGGAGCGGAATTGGTCCCGGGCAACCTCTGTCGTCCCGAAACCCTGGCACCGGCCCTGGAGGGGATGGACGTCGTAATTGACGCCGCCACGGCTCGACCCACCGACGCCATTGGCATCCGGGAGGTGGACTGGCAGGGCAAGGTGAGTCTGGTTCAGGCCATGGTGCGGGCCGGGGTGAAGCGACTGGTGTTTTTCTCCATCCTGGGCTGTGAGCGCTATCCCCAAGTGCCGTTGATGAGCGTCAAGGCGGCCACCGAGGCTTTTTTGGCGGAATCGGGGTTGGATTACACCATCTTGGCGCCGGCGGGTTTTTTCCAAGGCTTAATCGGCCAGTTTGCCATTCCTATCCTGGAGGAACAGTCGGTCTGGCTGACCGGGACCTCCACCGCCGTGGCCTACATGGATACCCAAGACATTGCCCGGTTGACCCTGCGTTGTCTGGAGGTGCCGACGACTATCGGCCAAAAACTACCCATGGTGGGACCGCGCCCCTGGACCTCGGAAGAGATTATCGCCCTGTGTGAACGCCTCAGCGGCAAGACGGCCAAGGTGTTGCGGGTGCCCCTGGGGGTATTGACGGCCACCCGGCACCTTTTGCGGGGGTTTCAGTGGACCTGGAATATGGCGGACCGGCTGGCCTTTGCGGCGTTGCTGGCGCGGGGGGAAGTGCTGGATGCGGACATGACGCCGGTGTATGCCCTGTTGGGGGTCGCGCCGACGGAGGTGACGACTCTAGAGGATTACTTGGCGGAGTACTTCGCCCGCATTCTCCAGAAATTAAAGGAGCGCCACTACGAACTCGACCGGCAGAAGCGGCAAGAGGCCGAAAAACGCCAGCGGCGGCGTCCCTTCAAAACGTCGGCGAAAAGCGGCGGTTAA
- a CDS encoding tetratricopeptide repeat protein gives MELREQIGHYIAQGVQQALQGEGARALVSLDKALLLQPHQAETHLLQALIYTQQEKYPEALAACQRALHLQGELPEALVLRAYLYCRGKKVAAALPDLDRVQALCPRWWPVYAIRAWVYSRLDRWAEAEQDLRQALRLEPGSAEICYNLGLVYQGLGQKETALEYWGRALLLQPHFPEAHAQRAALYGEMKDYARSLAEYDQWLQQQPDEPRAYYGRGRVRAASGDREGAIQDFSRVLALNPNHGEAWFQRGLAYSVLGQTEAALADARRAAQIFHQQGNTTAYHRAQGLVAYLKK, from the coding sequence ATGGAACTGCGCGAGCAAATCGGCCACTACATTGCCCAAGGGGTCCAACAGGCGTTGCAGGGCGAAGGAGCGAGGGCATTGGTATCCCTGGATAAGGCTCTGCTCCTTCAGCCCCATCAGGCAGAAACCCATCTGTTGCAGGCGTTGATTTACACCCAGCAGGAGAAGTACCCCGAGGCCCTGGCCGCCTGTCAACGGGCGTTGCACCTCCAGGGGGAGCTACCGGAAGCGCTGGTGTTGCGGGCCTATCTCTACTGCCGGGGAAAGAAAGTCGCTGCCGCCTTGCCGGACCTAGACCGGGTGCAGGCTTTGTGTCCTCGGTGGTGGCCGGTTTATGCCATCCGCGCCTGGGTCTATAGCCGCCTGGACCGCTGGGCAGAGGCGGAGCAGGATTTGCGGCAGGCCTTGCGTCTAGAGCCGGGGAGTGCAGAAATCTGTTACAACCTGGGGCTGGTGTACCAGGGGCTGGGGCAAAAGGAAACGGCGTTGGAGTACTGGGGGCGAGCCTTGCTGTTACAGCCCCATTTCCCCGAAGCCCATGCCCAGCGGGCTGCCCTGTATGGGGAGATGAAGGACTACGCCCGCAGCCTAGCGGAATACGACCAGTGGTTGCAGCAACAGCCGGACGAACCGCGGGCCTATTACGGGCGGGGACGGGTGCGGGCGGCCAGCGGCGACCGGGAAGGGGCGATTCAGGATTTCAGCCGGGTGCTGGCCTTGAACCCCAACCATGGGGAGGCCTGGTTCCAGCGGGGATTGGCCTACTCGGTGTTGGGACAGACGGAAGCTGCCCTCGCCGATGCCCGTCGCGCCGCCCAGATTTTCCATCAGCAGGGCAACACCACAGCCTACCATCGCGCCCAGGGGCTGGTGGCCTACCTGAAAAAATGA